A window of Desulfobacterales bacterium contains these coding sequences:
- a CDS encoding CBS domain-containing protein, translating to MKEILVKDLMVPLEEYATIHESATLYDAVQALEQAQKSWEKSHQTYLHRAVLVYNDKKEIAGKLSQLDLLKGLEPKYHQASAQGGRMMTSGFSQSFLRSLIQQFSLWDKPLADICKKAAKMQVKNCMYIPEEGEYVDLEDTLDVAINQLVLGHHQSLLVTRNGKIVGILRLTDVFKEVCNMIKACSI from the coding sequence ATGAAGGAAATACTTGTTAAAGACTTGATGGTTCCCCTGGAGGAGTACGCGACCATCCACGAAAGCGCGACTCTCTATGATGCGGTCCAGGCCCTGGAGCAGGCGCAGAAAAGCTGGGAAAAATCCCACCAGACCTATCTCCATCGGGCGGTTCTGGTTTACAACGATAAAAAAGAAATTGCGGGTAAATTAAGCCAGCTCGATCTCCTCAAAGGTCTGGAGCCCAAATATCACCAGGCTTCTGCACAGGGCGGCCGGATGATGACCAGCGGGTTCAGCCAGAGCTTCCTGCGCTCTCTCATCCAACAATTCTCCCTCTGGGACAAGCCGCTCGCGGATATCTGCAAAAAAGCGGCTAAAATGCAGGTAAAAAACTGCATGTATATTCCGGAGGAGGGCGAATACGTGGATCTGGAGGATACCCTTGATGTCGCCATCAACCAGCTGGTACTGGGCCACCATCAATCCCTGCTGGTGACCAGAAACGGGAAAATCGTGGGTATTCTTCGGCTGACCGACGTTTTCAAAGAAGTCTGCAATATGATTAAAGCGTGCAGCATCTAA
- a CDS encoding response regulator yields MKIRILLVDDEASFVEQLAERLKLRDYDVTTCLSGEEAVEKIKKYNYDVVVLDVAMPGIDGTEALRQIKSMKPLIEVIMLTGHATVESAIEGMKLGAFDYLMKPCETDELIQKINNAHERKAAQEERIRSAKAEKYFTSPRSALKNDDK; encoded by the coding sequence ATGAAAATTCGTATCCTATTGGTTGATGATGAGGCCAGCTTTGTGGAACAGCTGGCCGAACGCCTGAAACTAAGAGACTATGATGTCACCACCTGCCTGAGCGGTGAAGAAGCCGTAGAAAAAATCAAAAAATATAATTACGATGTGGTGGTCCTTGATGTGGCCATGCCCGGCATTGACGGAACCGAGGCGCTGCGCCAGATTAAATCCATGAAACCGCTCATCGAGGTCATCATGCTAACCGGCCATGCCACAGTGGAGTCTGCCATTGAAGGCATGAAACTGGGGGCCTTTGACTACTTGATGAAGCCCTGTGAAACCGATGAACTGATCCAAAAAATCAACAATGCCCATGAGCGAAAGGCCGCCCAGGAGGAACGCATCCGGTCGGCAAAAGCGGAAAAATATTTCACCTCTCCGCGCTCGGCGCTGAAAAACGATGACAAATGA
- a CDS encoding SLC13 family permease codes for MSHDIETPGGSGLLANKTFWLIVGIAVFVLVAFVLPTPDSLTQIIGERGIDKKLIDWGVATDLENAADKAMTVLGIIPMAVIFFATEAIPIGLTGILMPVLAYFLNLLPKGMIGKTFAGDAPLFLLGVLAMGVAVVDVGLHRRLAAWILGWTKGFYTPIFVLCISMAVIGSFISAHAMCAFMTPVMMAVYFGVVQSNSPSGEIQHDPNLAKFLLFTLCFALNVGGVGSPAAGGRNVIMMGYWQGYNVPMDFFTWMKYGFPLVPVMGLLVAVYMLVVFSRKLKHKDLTPGLTAIKDENRKMGKMKYAEYVTFAMLIVILLLWVFASGTLGLGGPALLALLIPVIFRTTDWHKILNGISWDAWFMYCGALTMGALLKESGAALWLAQSVMAALSNLGMSQGFGLWVGLSSFSGLMTNFMSDAGTTALLGPIVIPMGIMSDVAGEPWASGMAVAFATSFAHFLIVGTPNNAIVYGLGTYPDTGERVIQPIDFVKYGFVLWLLCLVAVWLLAFLGTFNLVGFPEGILETARGVLQSGAEISEVSGGH; via the coding sequence ATGAGTCATGATATCGAAACTCCGGGCGGCAGCGGGCTGCTCGCAAATAAAACCTTCTGGTTAATCGTTGGCATTGCCGTTTTTGTTCTCGTCGCCTTTGTCCTGCCCACGCCGGACAGCCTGACGCAAATTATCGGAGAGCGCGGCATTGATAAAAAATTAATCGACTGGGGCGTGGCCACAGATCTTGAAAACGCCGCAGATAAAGCCATGACTGTCTTAGGAATTATTCCTATGGCGGTCATTTTTTTTGCCACTGAAGCCATTCCCATTGGACTCACCGGCATATTGATGCCAGTGCTCGCCTACTTCCTTAATTTACTCCCCAAAGGCATGATCGGCAAAACCTTTGCAGGCGATGCCCCGCTTTTTTTGCTGGGGGTCCTGGCCATGGGCGTCGCCGTGGTGGATGTCGGCCTTCACAGACGCCTGGCCGCCTGGATTCTCGGCTGGACCAAGGGATTTTATACGCCCATCTTCGTTCTCTGCATCAGCATGGCGGTGATCGGCTCCTTTATCTCCGCCCACGCCATGTGCGCCTTTATGACCCCGGTCATGATGGCGGTCTATTTCGGCGTGGTCCAGTCCAATAGCCCTTCCGGCGAAATCCAGCATGATCCCAACCTGGCCAAATTTTTACTCTTTACCCTATGCTTTGCTTTAAACGTGGGCGGCGTGGGATCTCCGGCCGCCGGCGGCCGAAACGTCATCATGATGGGCTACTGGCAGGGCTACAATGTGCCCATGGACTTCTTTACCTGGATGAAGTACGGCTTCCCGCTGGTGCCGGTCATGGGGCTTCTGGTGGCTGTTTACATGCTGGTGGTATTTTCCCGCAAACTCAAACACAAGGATCTGACCCCGGGTCTGACCGCGATTAAAGACGAAAACCGCAAGATGGGGAAAATGAAATACGCCGAATATGTCACCTTTGCCATGCTGATCGTCATTCTACTCTTATGGGTTTTCGCCTCAGGCACCCTTGGCCTCGGCGGACCGGCACTGCTGGCACTATTGATTCCAGTCATTTTTCGAACCACGGACTGGCATAAAATCTTAAACGGCATTTCCTGGGATGCCTGGTTCATGTACTGCGGGGCCCTTACCATGGGCGCACTCTTAAAAGAAAGCGGCGCCGCCCTGTGGCTGGCCCAGAGCGTCATGGCCGCTTTAAGCAATCTGGGCATGAGCCAGGGATTCGGCCTCTGGGTGGGGTTGTCCTCATTTTCCGGTCTGATGACCAACTTTATGTCCGATGCCGGTACCACCGCCCTTTTGGGACCGATCGTCATTCCCATGGGGATTATGTCCGATGTGGCGGGTGAACCGTGGGCATCCGGCATGGCCGTGGCGTTTGCCACATCCTTTGCCCATTTCCTGATCGTAGGCACCCCGAATAACGCCATCGTCTACGGGCTGGGCACCTATCCGGATACCGGAGAGCGGGTCATCCAGCCCATCGACTTTGTCAAATATGGATTCGTGCTGTGGCTCCTCTGTCTGGTGGCCGTCTGGCTCCTGGCATTCCTCGGGACCTTCAACCTGGTCGGTTTTCCCGAAGGCATCCTGGAGACCGCCAGAGGCGTATTGCAGAGCGGGGCGGAAATCTCAGAAGTATCCGGCGGACACTAA
- a CDS encoding potassium channel protein, which translates to MFSLVCLFLFGMCGYMLVEERTPVEAMYLTIGTLTTVAPFELSDGGRIFAIVLIVFGFGLVAATAALLGNMFLDGNTLELYRRRKVRKKLKNFTDHYVVCGHGQVGQIVTAELLASGMPLVVIDNDERAILKCKELGVAHLRRDAMEEESLKEAGVERAKGLISVVNRDADNVFIVLTARALNPDMSIFARASSKGVEKKLLRAGANYVVSPYASAALRITQNILRPTITDFLDSTISGKEIELAIEELEIPETATFVGKSMMDANIRNEFDLIIVAIKRADGTRIYNPSSLELIHAGDTLVFVGPQINIDQFIEKIHGKGWNSKNKTTAEPCEN; encoded by the coding sequence TTGTTTTCCCTGGTTTGCCTGTTTTTGTTTGGCATGTGCGGCTATATGCTCGTGGAAGAGCGGACTCCGGTTGAAGCCATGTATTTGACCATCGGCACCCTCACTACTGTGGCGCCTTTCGAGTTAAGCGATGGCGGCCGTATTTTCGCCATTGTGCTTATCGTTTTTGGTTTCGGATTGGTGGCTGCGACAGCTGCGCTTCTCGGCAATATGTTTCTGGATGGCAATACGCTCGAACTCTATCGGAGGCGAAAAGTGCGTAAAAAGCTGAAAAATTTTACGGATCATTATGTGGTTTGCGGCCATGGCCAGGTGGGCCAGATCGTTACGGCTGAACTGTTGGCCAGCGGTATGCCGCTGGTGGTTATTGATAATGATGAAAGGGCCATTCTTAAGTGCAAGGAACTTGGCGTCGCGCATCTCAGGCGGGATGCCATGGAAGAGGAAAGCCTTAAAGAAGCCGGGGTGGAAAGGGCCAAGGGGCTTATTTCAGTCGTGAACCGCGACGCGGATAATGTTTTTATCGTCTTGACGGCCCGGGCACTGAATCCGGATATGTCTATCTTCGCCCGCGCCAGCAGCAAGGGCGTTGAAAAAAAGCTTTTACGGGCCGGGGCCAATTATGTGGTTTCGCCCTATGCCAGCGCGGCGCTGCGCATCACCCAGAATATCCTCCGTCCGACCATAACCGATTTTTTGGATTCAACGATTTCCGGAAAAGAGATCGAACTGGCCATCGAAGAGCTGGAAATCCCTGAAACGGCCACCTTTGTCGGCAAGTCAATGATGGACGCAAACATCCGCAACGAATTTGACCTGATTATTGTGGCAATAAAACGGGCCGATGGCACCCGGATATACAATCCCTCTTCCTTGGAGTTGATTCATGCGGGTGACACACTTGTTTTTGTCGGCCCGCAAATCAATATCGATCAATTCATTGAAAAAATTCATGGGAAGGGCTGGAATTCAAAGAACAAGACGACAGCGGAGCCATGTGAGAATTGA
- a CDS encoding sulfite exporter TauE/SafE family protein, giving the protein MSFIYYSCLVCNPKKSVFKKEPSMLFPISGVEVNPAIPFVVAFIVSFFTSMGGVSGAFLLLPFQMTFLGYTNPSVSATNQLFNVVAIPSGVYRYFREGRMVWPLTWIVIIGTLPGVLIGAIVRVSWLPDPQHFKLFAACVLLYIGAKMGRELVSKNSVQSSTAASERRFHEMIRRRQAKADGKEMAVKPVRVDYFNLKRLGYTFYDESFDVSFWGLFSLSFVVGIVGGIYGIGGGSIIAPFFVTFFGLPVYTVAGAALMGTFVTSVAGVLFYQSIAPFYPAMSVAPDWALGLLFGFGGMAGMYLGARCQKYVPAAKIKWMLTGIILFTALKYMADFFGY; this is encoded by the coding sequence ATGAGTTTCATTTATTATTCATGTTTGGTCTGCAACCCGAAAAAATCTGTCTTTAAAAAGGAACCCAGCATGCTGTTTCCCATCTCAGGCGTAGAGGTAAATCCGGCCATACCTTTTGTTGTTGCCTTTATAGTTTCATTTTTTACTTCTATGGGCGGCGTTTCAGGAGCATTTCTCCTTTTACCATTCCAGATGACGTTCCTGGGTTACACAAACCCTTCGGTGAGTGCGACAAATCAACTTTTCAACGTTGTGGCTATTCCCAGCGGCGTTTATCGTTACTTCAGAGAAGGCCGGATGGTCTGGCCACTGACCTGGATTGTAATCATCGGCACGCTGCCCGGAGTTCTGATCGGTGCTATTGTACGCGTATCCTGGCTGCCTGATCCGCAGCACTTTAAACTTTTTGCTGCTTGCGTGCTATTGTATATCGGTGCAAAAATGGGTCGGGAACTGGTGAGTAAGAATTCTGTCCAAAGCAGCACGGCTGCAAGCGAAAGACGATTTCACGAGATGATCCGCCGCCGCCAAGCAAAGGCTGACGGAAAGGAAATGGCCGTTAAACCGGTCAGAGTGGACTATTTTAATCTGAAACGACTGGGGTATACTTTTTATGATGAATCCTTTGATGTCTCCTTTTGGGGTCTTTTCAGTCTCAGCTTTGTGGTGGGCATTGTGGGCGGCATTTACGGCATCGGCGGCGGCTCCATCATCGCCCCGTTCTTCGTAACCTTTTTCGGCCTGCCGGTCTATACCGTGGCCGGAGCCGCGCTTATGGGCACCTTTGTGACCTCTGTGGCTGGAGTCCTTTTCTACCAAAGCATTGCCCCGTTTTATCCAGCCATGTCTGTGGCACCGGACTGGGCGCTGGGCCTTTTGTTCGGATTCGGCGGAATGGCAGGCATGTACCTGGGTGCCCGGTGCCAGAAATATGTTCCAGCCGCAAAGATTAAGTGGATGCTGACAGGCATTATCCTCTTTACCGCTCTCAAATATATGGCCGACTTTTTCGGCTATTAA
- a CDS encoding universal stress protein — translation MASGYRKSGQVPKQIRHGKLYFKCLVKNEKRMKMAKPPKVLVLLDGSQRSLMTVDYISRMLMFHGNQIVLYHVFSGIPESYRDLGKEPANVHGSEELKTWGKEKRYSMDTYMKHARKRLIDAGFDESAVEVKIHDREQGVARDILQEAEKDYDAIVLRRRGMTELEGLSMGSVASKLLAKIIFLPIQVAGRKEPNNRILIGVDGSEAAAQAVDYVAAQIGSYDYAVGLIHVIRGFGKSMPDYPDLDMGPVSLEMAEKHMHEHFKGLREKLLSAGVKSENITQKIVTGAYSRSGAIVMEAEFGDYSTIAVGRRGHSKVQDFAMGRVCQKVVQVGRYHTVWII, via the coding sequence ATGGCGTCTGGATACAGAAAATCCGGACAAGTGCCGAAACAGATTCGGCACGGAAAACTGTATTTTAAATGTTTAGTAAAAAATGAAAAGCGGATGAAGATGGCAAAACCCCCAAAAGTGCTCGTATTATTGGATGGTTCGCAGCGTTCCTTAATGACTGTGGACTATATAAGCCGCATGCTCATGTTCCACGGCAATCAAATTGTACTTTACCATGTTTTCAGCGGTATTCCGGAAAGCTACCGGGATCTGGGAAAGGAGCCGGCAAACGTTCATGGCTCTGAAGAGTTAAAAACATGGGGAAAAGAAAAACGGTATAGCATGGACACCTATATGAAGCACGCCCGCAAACGTCTAATCGATGCCGGATTTGACGAATCAGCCGTTGAGGTAAAAATTCATGACCGCGAGCAGGGAGTGGCCCGGGATATTCTGCAGGAGGCCGAAAAGGATTATGATGCGATCGTGCTGCGCCGGCGGGGAATGACGGAACTCGAGGGGCTTTCAATGGGGAGCGTGGCCTCAAAACTGCTTGCAAAAATCATTTTTTTACCCATCCAGGTAGCGGGCCGGAAGGAGCCAAACAACAGAATTTTGATCGGCGTTGATGGGTCTGAGGCAGCCGCTCAGGCAGTGGATTATGTGGCCGCGCAAATCGGGAGTTACGATTATGCCGTCGGCCTTATCCATGTCATCCGGGGATTCGGCAAAAGCATGCCGGATTACCCGGACCTTGACATGGGACCGGTGAGCCTGGAGATGGCAGAAAAACACATGCATGAGCATTTTAAAGGGCTGCGGGAAAAACTCCTATCCGCCGGGGTGAAATCCGAAAATATCACACAAAAAATCGTCACCGGCGCGTATTCCCGCTCCGGCGCCATCGTTATGGAGGCTGAGTTTGGCGATTACAGCACCATCGCAGTGGGCCGGCGCGGGCACTCCAAAGTCCAGGATTTTGCCATGGGAAGGGTCTGCCAAAAGGTCGTGCAAGTCGGCAGATACCATACGGTTTGGATTATATGA
- a CDS encoding isoamylase early set domain-containing protein, giving the protein MAKNNKGKKRVKFQLNAKDAAHVCLVGDFNDWDADKHPMRRNSNGSWEKTLMLAPGCYEYKFQVDGKWRLDTENPDKCRNRFGTENCILNV; this is encoded by the coding sequence ATGGCCAAAAACAACAAAGGGAAAAAACGGGTCAAATTTCAATTAAATGCAAAGGATGCCGCGCATGTTTGTCTGGTGGGAGATTTCAACGATTGGGATGCGGATAAGCATCCCATGCGCAGAAACTCAAACGGCTCTTGGGAAAAAACCCTGATGCTTGCCCCCGGCTGTTATGAATATAAGTTTCAGGTTGATGGGAAATGGCGTCTGGATACAGAAAATCCGGACAAGTGCCGAAACAGATTCGGCACGGAAAACTGTATTTTAAATGTTTAG
- a CDS encoding substrate-binding domain-containing protein gives MKSILKNQKRKTVTLCSALLFFVSACICLNGAFMQCEANEVLRYSCSNQVYEAFEMQRLDEFTKKTGIDIDLTLCSSPMAISRLMSGYSDIASTVQQLLPVQRQSGLIETPFCKDPLSVITHPGVRVSSLSDNQIQGIFSGQITNWKQVGGDDAEIMVIVPDEETGLYKNFKREAMKGQDLIYHIKTHASTKVIEAARHFRNSVTFIAQGASRRGKEGLKTIAINGYKPGDPNYPYAQVFSFVTIGRPEGPAKAFIDFALSPEGKEIIKSRGMVPFPETNK, from the coding sequence ATGAAAAGCATACTGAAAAACCAAAAAAGAAAAACAGTAACGCTCTGCTCGGCACTCCTGTTTTTCGTTAGTGCCTGTATTTGCCTGAATGGTGCCTTCATGCAGTGCGAGGCCAATGAGGTGCTGCGGTATTCCTGTTCAAACCAGGTTTATGAGGCATTTGAAATGCAGCGTCTGGACGAATTTACCAAAAAAACCGGGATCGATATCGATTTGACATTATGCTCATCCCCTATGGCCATTTCTCGATTGATGAGCGGCTACAGTGATATTGCCAGTACAGTTCAGCAGCTCTTGCCGGTTCAACGGCAAAGCGGATTAATTGAAACACCATTTTGCAAAGATCCGCTTTCGGTGATCACACACCCGGGCGTCCGTGTTTCCAGCCTGAGCGATAACCAAATACAAGGTATTTTTAGCGGACAAATTACCAACTGGAAACAGGTGGGCGGGGATGATGCTGAGATTATGGTGATTGTGCCGGATGAAGAAACAGGTTTATACAAAAATTTTAAACGCGAAGCGATGAAAGGCCAGGATTTAATTTACCACATCAAAACTCATGCTTCTACCAAAGTGATCGAGGCTGCACGGCATTTCCGGAATTCCGTTACTTTTATCGCTCAGGGCGCCTCGCGCCGGGGCAAAGAGGGCCTCAAAACAATCGCAATCAACGGTTATAAGCCAGGAGATCCAAATTATCCCTACGCCCAGGTATTTTCATTTGTTACAATCGGCCGCCCGGAAGGCCCTGCTAAGGCGTTTATCGATTTTGCCCTTTCACCGGAAGGCAAGGAAATCATAAAAAGTCGCGGCATGGTGCCCTTCCCGGAAACCAATAAATAA
- a CDS encoding response regulator, translating into MDKKKIHLLFVDDERQFLESMKKRLETRDFNVVAVERGEQAIEAARKTPFDVALVDLKMPGMNGEETLKALKKEHKWMEIVILTGHGSVDSAVECTQGGAYSYLQKPCDFEQLLEVLKNAYKQKVMNKNQIEEKRMNEILKISQTTSSRDILRRLREIDAGEKT; encoded by the coding sequence ATGGATAAGAAAAAAATTCATCTGTTGTTTGTGGATGATGAACGTCAGTTTCTCGAATCCATGAAAAAACGCCTGGAAACCCGGGATTTTAATGTGGTGGCCGTTGAACGGGGCGAACAGGCGATTGAAGCGGCCCGCAAAACGCCCTTTGATGTGGCGCTGGTGGATCTGAAAATGCCGGGCATGAATGGCGAGGAGACGCTTAAGGCCTTGAAGAAGGAGCATAAATGGATGGAAATCGTCATCCTGACCGGTCATGGCAGTGTGGACTCGGCGGTTGAATGCACCCAGGGCGGGGCGTATTCTTACTTGCAGAAGCCGTGTGATTTTGAGCAGCTGCTGGAGGTTTTGAAGAACGCCTATAAGCAGAAGGTGATGAATAAAAATCAGATTGAAGAGAAACGGATGAACGAGATCCTAAAGATCTCCCAAACGACCTCCAGCCGGGATATCCTGCGGCGGTTAAGGGAGATTGACGCCGGCGAAAAGACTTGA
- a CDS encoding response regulator, whose product MIKIPTNVLIVDDEKDFVEMFGLRLEEAGERVHRAYSGKESLDLLAKEYIDVVVLDIKMPGMDGIETLQEIKKRYPIVEVIMLTGHGTIETAVEGMKLGAYEYLLKPADVEEITTKIEGARKRKEEQEERIRKAEQRSLLRKGGNVY is encoded by the coding sequence ATGATCAAAATTCCGACCAACGTCCTGATCGTAGACGATGAAAAAGATTTTGTGGAGATGTTCGGCCTGCGGCTGGAGGAAGCCGGAGAGCGCGTCCACAGAGCCTACAGCGGAAAAGAAAGCCTGGACCTCCTGGCAAAAGAATATATCGACGTGGTGGTTCTGGATATCAAGATGCCCGGAATGGACGGCATAGAGACGCTTCAGGAAATCAAGAAACGCTATCCCATCGTGGAGGTGATCATGCTGACCGGGCACGGCACGATTGAAACCGCGGTCGAAGGCATGAAGCTGGGCGCCTATGAATACCTGCTGAAACCGGCGGATGTGGAAGAAATTACCACCAAAATTGAGGGGGCGCGGAAGCGAAAAGAGGAGCAGGAGGAACGGATCCGAAAAGCCGAACAGCGGTCTCTTCTGCGAAAAGGCGGCAATGTTTATTAG
- a CDS encoding response regulator: MEKIRVLLVDDEADFRRPIAKRLDRRGFEIHEAGSGEEALDYLEANPIDVVVLDVKMPGLNGIDTMARIKERFQGIEVILLTGHSSTEDGVEGIKQGAFDYLTKPIELTHLAGKINQATEKRRREIEKKREAEFRTKMEQQMVATERLASLGTLSTGIAHEIDNPLAIIKESAGYMRLVLNKDEMSGIPRQKDLSNAVDKIEAAVDRTRRITHQLLGFVRKQEKSFMETDLKALADETLEFLGKEARQNNIEISIEAGGERVIWSNPYEIRQVLINLVTNAIHATPAGGRITIRIEDQGEGVALTVADTGSGIPKENLDKIFEPFFTTKPPGQGTGLGLYVSRGIVGRLGGKMRVDSRVGRGTKIVIELPRCQPPVEGEITDNENICYEILNRIKGEPES, translated from the coding sequence ATGGAGAAAATTCGTGTCCTGCTGGTTGATGATGAAGCGGATTTCAGGCGCCCCATTGCCAAACGCCTGGATCGCCGGGGGTTTGAAATTCATGAGGCCGGCAGCGGCGAAGAGGCCCTGGATTACCTTGAAGCCAACCCCATCGACGTGGTGGTGCTGGATGTGAAGATGCCCGGTTTAAACGGAATTGATACCATGGCCAGGATAAAGGAGCGGTTTCAAGGAATTGAGGTGATTCTTCTGACCGGGCATTCCTCAACAGAGGATGGGGTTGAGGGGATTAAGCAGGGGGCGTTTGACTATCTCACCAAGCCCATAGAGTTGACGCATCTGGCCGGCAAGATCAATCAGGCGACTGAAAAACGCCGCCGCGAGATTGAAAAAAAACGGGAAGCCGAGTTTCGGACAAAGATGGAGCAGCAGATGGTTGCCACGGAACGTCTGGCCTCACTGGGGACCCTTTCCACCGGCATTGCCCATGAAATTGATAATCCCCTGGCGATTATAAAGGAGTCTGCCGGATATATGCGCCTGGTCCTGAACAAAGATGAAATGAGCGGCATTCCCCGTCAAAAGGATCTTTCTAATGCCGTGGATAAAATCGAGGCGGCGGTGGATCGCACCCGGCGGATTACGCATCAGCTGCTGGGATTTGTCCGCAAGCAGGAAAAATCCTTTATGGAGACCGACCTTAAGGCGCTGGCGGATGAAACCCTTGAATTTCTCGGCAAGGAGGCCCGGCAGAATAATATTGAAATAAGTATCGAGGCCGGCGGCGAGAGGGTTATCTGGAGCAATCCCTATGAAATCCGGCAGGTCCTGATCAACCTGGTGACCAATGCCATCCATGCGACCCCGGCCGGCGGCCGCATCACCATAAGGATTGAAGACCAGGGGGAGGGGGTGGCTTTGACAGTGGCAGATACCGGCAGCGGCATCCCCAAAGAGAACCTGGATAAAATTTTCGAGCCTTTTTTTACCACCAAGCCGCCCGGTCAGGGGACGGGCCTGGGCCTGTATGTCAGCCGGGGCATCGTTGGCCGCCTGGGCGGAAAAATGCGGGTTGACAGCCGGGTGGGCCGTGGAACGAAGATCGTGATTGAGCTGCCCCGCTGCCAGCCGCCGGTCGAAGGGGAAATCACAGACAACGAAAATATATGCTATGAAATTTTAAATCGAATAAAGGGAGAGCCCGAATCATGA
- a CDS encoding DASS family sodium-coupled anion symporter, whose product MFFKSNLFKLGIGILLGVIVFLIPRPEGTQYKITGDAGQKLYAQVSDSFELQPAKRGGYVLKSKQPGAADANGIYLKEQIAAAGLADVSVDYVDGLSPKAKRFLALLVFLIFMFVVEPIPLEITAILIGVGLVVMGVSGVEGAWAPYMHPVVLFIMCCLIFAIALDRSGLTKRLGYFIIRKAGTSVTRFTFIISIGLGWASGFMHDAAACAVGLVTMLPMMRAAGIEPHTKTAKFMMLSLPFACSAGGMGTLVGGGRNMVAAAFLKEFTGLEITFFEWIMYAMPMALVTVPAAVFMVYLVYRPDPNLRLPELDEELGPLTRTEIVTLIIVGLTFLTWLTKGVHGIHYSITGMLGVAVLTVTGCLKWEDINDNLEWGTALFIFGGGISLGLAMGYSGAGEYFANLFFPVVQGTGWLGLFIGVGIFGAIVTNAMANVAAAALILPIVIPMAQMEGVDPTVLALCLGMACSFAMLLVIGCPPNAIAYSYRYFKSVDLTKLGVVVMPVLLTILVIMAMIWWNILGLV is encoded by the coding sequence ATGTTTTTTAAATCCAATCTGTTTAAGCTGGGCATCGGGATACTGCTCGGGGTGATTGTCTTTCTTATCCCCCGGCCGGAAGGGACGCAATATAAAATCACCGGAGATGCCGGACAAAAGTTGTATGCGCAGGTAAGCGACAGTTTTGAACTCCAACCCGCGAAAAGAGGCGGATATGTGCTCAAAAGCAAGCAGCCGGGCGCGGCAGATGCAAATGGTATTTACCTGAAAGAGCAGATTGCAGCAGCCGGATTAGCGGATGTATCCGTTGATTATGTGGACGGCCTGTCCCCCAAGGCAAAGCGTTTTCTGGCCCTGCTGGTGTTTTTGATCTTTATGTTTGTGGTAGAGCCCATTCCACTGGAAATTACGGCCATCCTGATCGGGGTGGGGCTTGTGGTCATGGGGGTGAGCGGTGTGGAGGGGGCCTGGGCGCCCTATATGCACCCGGTGGTGCTGTTTATCATGTGCTGCCTGATATTTGCCATTGCCCTGGATCGCTCAGGCCTTACCAAACGATTGGGCTATTTTATCATTCGTAAGGCTGGCACCAGCGTGACCCGCTTTACCTTTATCATTTCAATCGGCCTTGGCTGGGCCTCCGGGTTTATGCACGATGCCGCCGCCTGTGCGGTGGGCCTTGTCACTATGCTGCCCATGATGCGAGCCGCCGGCATTGAGCCCCACACAAAAACCGCCAAGTTCATGATGCTCTCGCTTCCGTTTGCCTGCTCAGCCGGCGGGATGGGGACCCTGGTCGGCGGGGGCAGAAACATGGTGGCTGCGGCATTTTTAAAAGAATTTACCGGACTTGAGATTACTTTTTTTGAGTGGATCATGTATGCCATGCCTATGGCCCTGGTAACGGTGCCGGCGGCTGTTTTTATGGTCTACCTGGTCTATCGGCCGGACCCGAACCTCAGGCTTCCGGAGCTGGACGAGGAACTGGGGCCGCTTACCCGAACGGAAATTGTCACCCTGATCATTGTCGGCCTGACCTTTCTGACCTGGTTGACCAAGGGCGTTCACGGGATCCATTACTCGATTACTGGTATGCTGGGGGTTGCCGTGCTCACGGTGACCGGCTGTCTTAAATGGGAGGATATCAATGACAACCTGGAATGGGGAACCGCGCTGTTTATTTTCGGCGGCGGCATATCGCTTGGTCTTGCCATGGGCTATTCAGGGGCGGGCGAGTATTTTGCCAACCTGTTTTTCCCGGTGGTTCAGGGGACCGGATGGCTGGGCCTGTTTATCGGGGTCGGCATATTCGGTGCCATTGTGACCAATGCCATGGCGAATGTGGCGGCAGCGGCGCTGATTCTGCCGATTGTTATTCCCATGGCCCAAATGGAGGGCGTGGATCCGACAGTACTTGCCTTATGCCTCGGTATGGCCTGTTCTTTTGCCATGCTCCTGGTTATCGGATGCCCGCCCAATGCCATTGCCTACAGCTATCGGTATTTCAAATCCGTGGATCTGACCAAGCTCGGCGTGGTGGTAATGCCGGTACTTCTCACGATACTCGTCATTATGGCGATGATTTGGTGGAACATTCTGGGGCTGGTGTAG